CCCATGATTGTGAAGAGATTCTAAGGAAGTGCACATGTGTTCATTAGGCTCACTAATAAGGGACGAGAGGCCCTGGGCCTGCCAGTCATGCAGtagacattttaaatgtgaccCCGCTGTAGATAAGGAGCTTTCAGCTGCGCTCTCTAAAgtcagagtgtgtttttgtgtgtgtgtctgagctctgcAGTAGTGTTGATCAGTGTGCCTGTTGTACCAAACCATCTGTGGACCACAGGATAATCACATCATGCAACAACCactgccttttttctttttaagataATCTTCTTGAGTGTGAAAAGTAATTTGTGGCATCTTTGAATGAAGTGAAAATACTTTCGGTCTAGTTGTTTGTGTGATTTGCTGgaaatttgttttatttcctttctCACTGTAATACTAGAATACTAACGTGTGAGCTCTTATTTCCCACATAGGTGTGATTGAAAGCATCCAAATACATCATTTGTGTTTCCCAATGTCTGACAGTAAAATGCTGcatgtttttgcttcactgtTTATCTTCATAAATAAATGTTCAAATATCTGTTCACCAGTGTTCTTTAATGGCCAGTTTTAGACCTTTGTTCATCGGCATGGTGACAAATTATTTCAGCCAAATATTGCAGGATACAAGTGTTTTCAGGACTAGATTTAAATTGAATAACAGCACCAGTCAATTAAAGGGGAAATCTGTCAAACATGTAATAGCACCTCTAAGGTACTGTTGTAAATATCCTTTACAGTTGTGTACAGTTGTAATTAACCTTACCACATCCTTACTGTATGGATCCTATTTCAgtaactgtatgtgtgttttaaaggagAAAATGGTTTGACCCTACAAAAGTACTGCAACACAACCCATTCCCATTGTATGTGAAAGCAAACTTTCTCATTAGGCGATATGGAGGAGGGGCGTGGGggcgggggtgggggtggtggggggggggggggcaacaaTTGTTCTGCAGAAAAGATCTTGTGATTTTTGCCTGAAGCAGAAATCCATTCACTTTTATAGGGAGGGAGACGGTGTAGTAAAATTCAGACGTCTTTAAGTTCTTGTGTAACCGATACACCAAGCACACCCACGAACTCCTCTGTTGTGCATCATAAAAGGGCGAGTGTGTGCTGGAAGAGATAACTGTGCCATGGTTGTAAAATACTGAAAGACATTTTCTTACACAGCAAATGGGTGTGGCGTCGTTTAGCACCACAACACCCACAGCTGATAGACTCCAGGTCGACTCTAGACTagagacagaaaagacagaCAAGAATTAATTTCAATTAATGAATTTAATTTACTATTACCAGCAGCTTTGGCGAGCATTACTCCAATCTCCTACTAATGATATGAATTTGCCAGCCAACATACTGAACTATGATGTGTCACATTTTCACTGTACTTGCTACAGATCAGAACTTCAACACTGTGTAAACAGAGTGGACATTACCATTTAAATAAAAGTATTATTAACAGCTCTGCTGAGttgtaaatgttgtttttgaaaGCCCAACAATGTTTTTAAGTGAAGCAATACTGTAAACTAGACATTTTTGAAATGACATTTTGTGAAAATCAGAAATCCATGTTGGCCTCACTACATCCACATCCAGTCTATCAGGGCTGGACAAAGCTTAGAGCTCTCAAAGACTTGctgttgatgtgtttttttgtccaagGTCAACGGTCTGGAACTTCTTTAATCAACACACATTCAATTCAATGTAGTCAAATGCATTTGAACCAAGTGGAAGAAGTGTTGATGGATGATGTGTTTCTGGCATCAGGCTGCCACGTTCTCCAGCTGCACTCTATATGTTCAATTAGTTTCCAAATAGAAATCATAGCAGTGCATAAAGCATCACATTCATAACACATGTTGGCTATAGGACCAAACTGATTTGCAGTTCAGTCTGCCAAAATATCCAATATTCATAGAATTACTAATTATTTTGTGTGAGAAACAAAGTGATTTCCATGCAGTGTGACTCCTGTGACTTTGTATGATTAAGGTAGCAGTTGTGTCTCTTTGATTTCCTGCCGTGGTCATACACTCTCTGTTCCTGCACTTATTGGAAGGTAATGAGCCCGTTGGTGACAGATATGGGTTACGTCTCCTCTTACAGGAGGTGACAGGCTTTGAGTGGTTCGGAAAGAGACTGTACAGTATCCCACAGGGGAGGTCCTGGGGTCACCACTCAGCCTTACAGGATTAACACACCTGCCACCAGCACAATGAGGTCTAATGAGCGCACACTGGCAGCCCCAGTCTGTTAGCAGCAGGCCAAGTGCTCTTGGAGGGGCTCATACCTCAGAACTGGTATTGAAGTCTGGGCTCTCGAGTCAATACCTTCATTAGTGACTTCATGGCAGATCACTCTCTGAGGCCGAACAAAGGCTCCCAGGAACACAAAGTGACACATTCCAGGGATTAGGGAACACAGGCAGGTTTGCCATTAACAGaagttcaatttttttttacttgaatgCAAGGAATTTGCTTGACAaccaaaaaatgtaattaattaatCTGACAAGGTGATTTTGATGTGGTTTAAAGTAGCTCCGACACATTTTACCATATTAGAGGGATTTTTGTTCcttaaaagctgtgtgtgtgtgtgtgtctgagtgtgtgcatCAGGGTGgtgtctgtggctgtttgtgtttgttattCAGAGAATCAATAGATTTGATTGAAAACAAATGGTCACATCAGCCTTTATCTCACACCATGGTGaagaaatgatttgtttttatgttgaaaTCGATGTTTTGCCCACTTTCTTCTCTCCTATGATGTAATTAATCATTTCTGATGTTGAGAGTTAATGTTGtttcacacattttatttactggGTGTTTTTGGCATTTTACAGTTAGAGGTACACAAAGAGTCACAATAACATGACTTTGTAACAAGAGACAACCAATTATTTTTGTCTTACACACAAAAGGTAAAAGTCTATCAGTAATAGCAACCCTCATCctccatttattaaaaaattagCATGCATTTTTGTATGTATTCTTTGCAGCATCAGATGCCTTGCTCTTGTTCTCCTGTTATTCTATAAAGCATTATCAGCTCTCATAATGAATCACATGAATCTGTTCTGATCACATGACTGTTAGATCTGTGGATCCTTTCAGGCATCTGCGTTGCCTCTTAGCACTTGTGAGCGCTGCACCGCAGCTTGTCACTTTCTCATTTAGACAGAGTTGATGCATGGAAAGGGTCCCATGTCTCTCTATGGACTTTACTAAAGTGACATAATGATGTAGTAGCTGTGTTCCCTGCAGCTCACGTCCTATCACAGGAGGCCCTCTGCTCAAACTACGGAGAGGAGTCCAAGTGCTTTAAGTGTGTTTTCTCTACAAGCTTCTACACTTCCCCACTGTTCACCTTCATGACACCCAGCAGCAAGAGTCAGATGGCAGCGATGCTTCACTAACTTTAACCTCTGATAATATGACCTGTGAACCCTGTGATGACCCCTAAACAAAGACTTTCTCAGGGTCTGACATGGTGTTTTAACATGCACAGAGATGCTAGTTGTGTTTTGTATATGTCAGGAAGTTGCGATAAAGCACTGAATCTTTGATAGACGGCAAACACGGgataacaaagacaaaaaaaaatacgcCGGCGCTCTGGCGGCCAGAGAAATATTAAATCTTGTGGACAACATTCCTCGCTCTCCTTTGTCTGTTTAATCAGACCAGCTCAGCAGAAAGCTTTAGAGAAGGACACTTCAGATTCCTGGATTTCCTCTCAATTGGCTCCAAGAGTTTTGGAGACATTCCACAAAATTAAAACTTAACATTTACGCAATTCCATTCAGCGATGTGGGAAACACTCCACACAGACCTCACCTCTGAAACAAAGGACCAGGAATGTGCCATTATTTCTCCCCTGACGATCCTGTATTATACCCTCGCATGTGAGataaagccttttttttctatcagGTCAGACTAATTTATGTtcctcagaggaaaatgaaaggAGAACCAGAGGAGACTGCTGCTGAGAGTGTCAGGAGGCAGGAAGGCTGCCATTCACTCAGCATGTAATACAGTACTTCCCGTTGTTTGACAATGATGTTGCCCTAAATTCAAACAACAAAGACACTTAAGGTggcttgtgcatgtgtgttcttGTATTTCTATCTTTGTGAGAACCAATTTCAGTTTCAGACCTTGACAGTCAGGACATTCTGGGAAGCAGAATTTGTTATTTGGTTTGagttcaattattattattttctttaatGCCACAAAGTCCTGTTTTCCATACTGATACTGTCAAATCTACCAGGTGTGCATTATGACATCACCATGATGATAAGTGCACTCCCCACTGCTTTGAAAAAAAACCATATCATAAACAGTAATTTTACATGATACTGTGTGTGACATGGCATTCACGTTTGCTTTAGGAATGAAAATATGTTGGAGTTCTGATTTTGGACAGAGTCAGATTACCAATCCATCTGTGAGGCTCCTGAATTGAGTCACTGTGGAAGTGTCCACAAGCAAGACAGACCAAATGTCAACACGTTATTTAAGCAGCCTAGCTGTTCCTGACACTGTTTAACAGATTACATTGTATTAGTGTATTAAATGAGCAAAAACACGTTTATttgctctgtttctgtctggattttgcttttgaaaaaatgaacataatacaaaaaaaaaacatcttgcagATAACATTTGTGTCAGTAATTAAAATTTTTAGAGTGAAAGTCTCTACAGAGATCCAGATTAGAGGCTGAAGCCACATCGTTATGTAAGTGTAACACTGGGAACAGAAGATTTATCCCAAATGATCCTTCAATATTCATGTGGGATATTTTGTAACATTTCCCTGCCGCCGTCACTCAGTCACTGTATATGCtgagaaaacatgtttaatctCCCTGTGGCTTTGAAGATTTGAATACACCTATTAAGGAGGTGTACGACTCTGGGGACATGGTAAGTAATGTATACTTTTGTGTTGCCTTATGTATCATTGTGTATTAAGTTATAAAGCAGCACATGGGTGGATTTAATAAGGCTGGAAACTTGATATAGGgtctaatgtttttattattaatatccGGTGCTTAAACCGAGGAAACATTCTCTGACAGTAAACTGGGAGGGGTGCAGCAGAGTCAGGTGGGAGGTGATGCTTAGTGTCTGCAGAGGACAGCACTGTGCTGACCCTGcagcactgcactgcactgaccTGACCCTGCAGCACTGCACCCATCTCTGGGCATGTGCAGGTTAACTTCTATGACCTATTATGCAGAATGATTGAACTTAATATTGCATAAAATTAACTGAAAACTGAAAGCTGACAGCATAGATTATAGAAAATTAGCAAGCACAAAACTTGATTAATCTGCATCATGAAATATCACAGATCTTTGTTACTGTggcatcatttgtttgtttgaaacTTTTCTGTCCTTCCATGGAGTAAATCTGGaaaattcaacacaacacaaaatcaTCCACATTAGACAAGTGCTCAGTGATCATTTCCAACATTGATTATAAATCTGTAGCTCCAAAACACTCATGTTTGGCATGTTGCTAAGAAAAGATAACAACTTGGATTAATCTCTGTGACATTTCCTGACAGGCCTGCTGTACATGGAAAGTGGTGTCTGTTCTTAGAGTTAAGCAGAAAAGAGGTGCAGCTAAAAATGGGACAAGCAAACATATCGCTGGTTATGGAGTAATAATGTGATCTGACCAACAACTTCAAACTGCCAAAGAGTCCGAAAAATTGTCTTTTTACATAACAGTCGTTGGTTCTTAAAGATTTAATTCCACCAACAGCAAAGCTTGTTTGTGCACATAGTGACTGCAGGCTGCGTTCAAGACATTTATGGGCCTAATCTGTTCTCATTTGAGCAAATAGACAGATAGATTTGAACAGGACAGGGAAGGTTCAGCCGTGACATGTTTGAGACTCAGTAACTGCTGTGAATTAAGATGTGTGTGGGAAAACAAAGCACTCACACTGTTCATGTCAGTATGCAAAATGTCAGAACTTATCATCTGTTAGAGAAGGTCATTCTGCTCGGTGAGGCGTCAGGATGTGGAGCAGACCTCCCGTTTGAGCTTTGTGCCTCTGTTTTGACTTCAGATATTATCACGACTGCATGAATCACCAGAGAGTTTCTACCTCCTGGTGTGTGAGCTGCAGATGTTGACCTGTGTTTTGGCTCGGTTGCcatgctctccctctctctctctctctctctctctgtatgtttaACAGGTTGGTGGAAATTATGAAAGTGAGACAGATGTATGCTTCataaacagtttatttttatgtcaAAACAGCAGTGAGGTTGATGCTTAAAATATATCATAACAAAGTTCATGGAGACATTATGATGATGCTGTGGAGAGCTGGTTGGTTGATACACAGTTCCTCTGAACCCTGAGACTTCTGGTTGAATAGTAGGTCAGATAAGCCATCTTTCAGGTGAGGTCCTAAACCAGTGACTCCCATACAGGGAGGCTGTCTGAATCCTGACTGTGCAGAGAACTTAAACCAGTGTCTGAGTCGTCGTCATTCAGACTGTGGGCCTTTGACAGACCCCTGGCTTGCTCCACCCACCCACTTTTCCTCTCCAAAGTGCTCATCACCCCCACCTCATCGTCTGTCCTGTGACAGCGTCTCTCCTCGCTGTCCGCCCCTTCCTCGGTGTCCAGAGTGTTCACTTTCTCCTGTAAATCCctcatctccttctccctcGCCCCACAAATCTGCTGGGTCAGCTCTAAATCGCTCCTAATAGCTTCTAAATCCGTGTTGAGGCGCAGACCGATGTATAAACTTGCATCTAGCTGCGTTTTGATCCTCTCTTCTTCCAAAAGCTGCTCGTTTTCTGATGCTGCGTCCGCCTCGGGGATGGGGAGGGATGGTGAGTCCTGGCCGGGCTCAGAGTCTGTGCTCTGCAGCTTGTCTTTCCTGCGCAGCATCCAGCGGTGGTTCAGCTCTTGCTGGATCTGCGCTGTGATGATGTCTATAAATGCCTCCTGCTCCCACAGTTCCTCTTGCAATCTGACCACTTCCTCGCACTGCCGGGCATACTCTTCAAACTTTGCAAAAGTCTCAGCTGAACACAGCTCGTCTCCCTCTCGGCTCGAAGCTGCAGCAACATCCACCAGATACGTGTTCTGCACGTAGTTAATTCCGTGTCTTTGAATTCTGTCAAAATGCACCTTCGCCTCGCATCTCTCGATCTCTGCGTCCAGCTCTGTAATCCTCTGAATCTGCTGCCGGATTGTATGATCCTGAGAAACCACAAGATGAACCAAAGTCTCCATCCTCTCTGCGCATGACGCGTCTCTGTGTGCCGCCTTTGCCCTCTTTTTATTGATCTTGTCCAACTTTCTGAAAGCTTTCCTGACAATCCGACGCTGTTTCTCAGGTGAGATGCACctcatggaggtctgtggagtCCCTTTGCTGACGCAGGGGTTCTGTTTGCTTCGCACCACACGCGCCTCTGCGCTCCGGGCCCCGTGGGTCGCCATAGACGCCTCGCTTTTCACCAACACAAACTTCacgttcctctgctcctctccccACGCGAACCACAGTCGcaaaagttttgttttattcGGCAAAATCCTCTCGAACCCTCTCCACTTCTCCACGATGCAGTAGGACTGTCCCGCTGAAAGGCCGTGCTGTGAGTTTTGATCATCCAGAAGCACTTTGACAACATCTGCGCAGGTTGTCCGCTTTGACAAGCCGAGGACGAGTTTTTCTTCCCTGCATACCCACACAGAGATTTTACTCTCCTCCGACTCCATCCTGAATTCTTATAAACTGCACTTCTTAACAACAAAATCAGAAAAATGTCATTCcaaaaatagattttaaatCCTCATGTCTGGAGAAAAAGAGGAGCTCATTTCTTGTGCGTCCATGCGCGCTGCGTCCCATTGAAGAGTCTCAGATGGGACTGGAAGCTCCATGTGTCCTGGGGCCCAGTCAAGGAAACCCTTTTGTGCGCGTCTGCGTTGCGTCCTGACTGCCTctcctgtggtcacatgaccactACAATGTCTGAACTATAGTAATTTTATGAGCAATGTTCTCAccagctgttctctgtgcagGTGGGAGGGGGGACACTGCACAATAAAAACGTATATACTGTTTTTAAGaagttcatttatttatgattttatCAGGGGGACAAATTTACACCTGCAAACTCACTCATAGTCAAGCCGCAGAGTTTTAGGATTTCCTTTTTAAATGTGAGTCTTTTTCCTTCCTCGGCACTAAGAGGAGAGTCTGACGCCGTCCTTTGGATTTATGAATAGTCTGAGTGGAGCTACTGATCTCAATAGACAGGGTCAGCTTGCTTTTGATGATATGAGTGAGAGAGCAAATACATTAGACACTTTAAGGTGCTCTGCTGTACTTCACTAGTGTGACCCTCTTAGTCTTTACTATGCATTTTCTTCTCACTGACTGCTTTCAGAGTTCAACCTTGAACTTGGGCTTTGATTGCAAAGCAAAAGGAAGGAAAACTGCTTTTCACTGATGGGTTTGTcggttattttaaatgaataaactcATGGGAATGTGTTAATCCAAACACTGTATAATGAACATCTATTAATACTTTCATCAAAGCAGTATGAGCCAGTTTTTGAACATGCATTGGGACTGTACGACTGCTGATGTTGGATTCAGGGTTAAAACTTTTTCAAAGACTTCCAATCTATCAGCTACAGGAGCATTATTATTTGGCATATATGCCCACACATATGATGTGTAACAAGGTTAACTGTTCATAGAAGCTATTGAGTcagttaataaaaaaagaaagaaagaaatgcaccACAAATGAACACATGGTGGTGCTCTGCACTCCATGTGTTTTGTGAGCATTCTCCAATCATCCTTTTCTGACTATAAATTCCAAATGGCTTTCCGTAAAATCAAAACCAGAGGAATGTGCTGCTTCCACCTTTAAAGTCAAATATTAGTCACCTCAGGACTCAAAGTTAGTAGTCAACCAACAACATCCTCTGATTCCTACAGTTCAAGGTAGTTAGACAAACCTTCCatctaaatgtaaaataaataaaagaatgacATAATATGATTTAGCTATGCCTCCACAGACATTGAATAAAGTCATGACGCATATTCTTCTTTGAACAACATCTCCCCCTGGTGAGACTTTCTGTTACTGCAGTGGTATACATTAAATCATGCTGCCTTACACATTAGGTTAAAGCATCTTACTGGCTCCATCTGCTGTTGATGTGAGGTTTTTGCATTAGCTGCACAgatctataaaaaaaacatgtgaaaatgtaactacagagaggaggtgatgtttttatgatttatttaacTTCAATATTGCATACATACAAAGTATCTAGAAAGCTACAAAATATCTACTATTTTCAAGAAGGCATCATAATGTTACGGAGCAAAGACAAGACCATACGAAGAACACGGAAACATAGCAGAGCTGCTTTTCTCCTCTTTTGCTCCAACAATTTACTGTCATGGATATGAAAAGATATCACACATCTGTACCAAGAAAAGCTAAGATATCATTTTATACAAAGCACCTTtttacaaaagaagaaaaaaacacacaaaacccaaatgtgtgtgacagctaTATGTGAGCTATGTCCAGAATATCTTTTAAAGCCATCTGCAATGGTTGTATAACAGAAAGGTATACCAGTACctactctttaaaaaaaaacataaccaaAGAATACAAATAACAAGCTAAACTGCTGATATGTCCGTAGCATGATTCCTCATCTTagctgtttgtttatatgtgtgtccATTTTCCACTCAAATGGCCCACCAGACATTCGTGCCATCAAAAGGCATCAGTCCTGCTGTTTTAGTgtgaaaatgtcaaaatgtacCAGCAGTGTAACATCATTACCATCTCATTGGGCTTGCAATATACAGACAATGTCATCACAAAACCAAGTATACAAAGTACAACAAGAAAACAGGAACATCTCACTACATAATGTAATCAATAAATGTGAACAGATACACTAGGTAAacataaggggggggggggtaataaACATCCACAATGTCCACAGGACTGTGGCAAAATACTGAATGATTTGAATTTATCTGCATCCACCAGAGACATTGTCTGCAATTATTTAGAGCATCTTTGATTAAAATACCTGatgatttatttctttttgtaatAAACAGTAAATGTGAATAATTATGGTCCTTACAGTGGAAGTATTCACCTTGATTCCCTTGTCCACTCTAGAAGAAAAATTTTAGtttgtaaaacagaaaaagaatcCACATTCGAACTGATTTTTAAAGTTCATACTGTGGGATTAAACTCTGAATAAACTCACGTTTCATTCTGAATGTTTTAATAAAGGGTAAAAAAGCTCACGATGGTCCTCACCTTGTCCTCATCAGCCAAGGTCTGATGTTTTCACTATGTGTGAGCTGGTGGTCGCGGGAAAGAGGAAACCATTTcaaaaaccttttttaaaaCACTTGAACCTGCAAGTGTGCACAAAGCAGACAGCTTCAGTGTTTCTGGGCTGGCATCCTACATGCAGTCAACAGCTACAGTCTTTCAGGTCTTTGACCTCAATCACTTTTTTCATAATTTTTGAAATCAGTTTGCAATATAATAAAACTGAATAGAaactttttattgattttaccAGAAACTCTTCCCCCTGCTGTCATTCCAGTCCTTTAAAAGGCAATGTGGTGATTGGTATCACTTACATCTGACTTTTTATTTTGGTCTAGCAACATTAAATTTCTGTTTTGATGTTTCTGAAGCTGGAAATTTTGAACCGAAGGCACTTCCTTGCAAAGATGCAGGGCATGGAAAAAAGACTGTATCTGTATTTTTGGTCTAAAGCGATGGAAAGGCAGTCAGTCTGTGAGTTTCATACACCCTTTGAAAAAAGGCGGAGACTTTAGGAGATTCAACTTAATTTAACACATTTGCTGCCTCTTAAAGACATGTACCAAATTTAAGAAACATGATTTCTTAGATGTGTCAATATAATCAATATGTTTTCCTGTTTAAGCCACAAAACAGATTTTAGGATTAAAATAAAGGGTTATGAGTAAACTCTAAGGCACTGTACACTCACGCTTTGGCagattgtgatttttttttttaaacacaatgaaaacatgaaGAGTCTTCCCATGTAGAGATCACAGTTTTTGTGTCATCTTTTGGAGCTCACATACAGCTTTAACATATTTAAGGCTCTGGATTTGTGTGAAACATGTGAACACAGTGTGAGTGCAAAGGCAGCAACACTCTGGCTTGGAGTTAAAACACCACGATCCCAGAGGGGGGAAAGATATTCTcgcagagaggggaggggggcagcacACTGAACACGGCATGCTGTTTCCATGTGAGTTTTAGTGTCACGTTAATTTGAAATTGTTGTTCTATCACCAAAGACCTAACAGAAGAGAAGTAAGCACAGGCGAGCACAGGAGCGGGAACAAAGTGCTTTTGGAGCAGATGAGTGTCTGATTAGAGTAATTTTAGCCGTACTCCCGCCTGTCTAAAACCTAAAAATTCTCTTATCGTTTGTCACTGAGGAGAGGCTTGTTTACAACACAGAAATGCTGGCGGTAAGACTAACTGCATTTATGGAGAAGATGCAGGCAAATGGTTTGTTGTATTTTCACAGTGCATTCATTCTGCTGTTGGTCCGTCTAAGACTTGGAGTGCTTCACCAGGGATAAATATACCACCGCAAGCAGTATGTTTAAACAAACAGTCATTTTGCAATATTCACAACTACTTGCTTTAAGCTATTGTGTATATAGTGTTGTTAGTTTCATTTCTTTGGAAAATCTATTGGCTGTGGGTGCATGTCTGTATATCTACAGTATGTATGCTCACAAAATATAattgtacagacacacaaaacaccctCAAAACACAGACCACACCAGGCAGCTGATTAAAAAAGGCctgcatccttttttttcttagtctATATAACAAAGCAGAAGAAGACAacatatatattttcatttaacCAAATGAATCTAGTAAATTCTTTAAGAACAGCCACATTTATACCAAACAGAGACCAACTCATCAAAGTTCAAATGAGATTTCTCatatataaacataaaacaacTGTACCGCAATTCACAGCTGCAGTCAAATAACAAACACTTATATTAAAACAGATTCTTAACGACCAACTTCACCCGATACCTCGACCAAAGAGCATTGCAGGTATGACTTTCATGTAGAGGCACTGCCACTTGTTTTGAGGTTAGAAAGTCTATGAAAAGGAGGAGAGTGCAGAGGCAGGGGTTCATTCCTTTACCAGTCTGTAGATATGATGCTGGGCGCCGTGCTCGCCGTTCGAAACTTCAAACACACACGCCATACATAGCAATGTCTCCTGGGTGTCCCTATTCGTCACCACCTGTAAGAGAAAACACATACTCACTTTCTGGCAGAGATTAGCAGTGTAGTAACCTCTCAATAGTAGGATGTGGTGTCAGAAATGTGTGTATAGGCTAAACTCAGAGCCTCATAATTCATCATTTTATTCCTTTGCAACAGCCATTGTCAGAGATATTATGTTTGCAAACACAATGTTTTAGTAATGTCATGACCGCACTgacatattttttaataaatggtgGGAATGAATCACTAGAATGTAGTGGTCAAAGGCTGTATCCTCATGTATGGCACAATCTGAGCAAGAGCGCAGA
This portion of the Parambassis ranga chromosome 3, fParRan2.1, whole genome shotgun sequence genome encodes:
- the rassf10b gene encoding ras association domain-containing protein 10, with translation MESEESKISVWVCREEKLVLGLSKRTTCADVVKVLLDDQNSQHGLSAGQSYCIVEKWRGFERILPNKTKLLRLWFAWGEEQRNVKFVLVKSEASMATHGARSAEARVVRSKQNPCVSKGTPQTSMRCISPEKQRRIVRKAFRKLDKINKKRAKAAHRDASCAERMETLVHLVVSQDHTIRQQIQRITELDAEIERCEAKVHFDRIQRHGINYVQNTYLVDVAAASSREGDELCSAETFAKFEEYARQCEEVVRLQEELWEQEAFIDIITAQIQQELNHRWMLRRKDKLQSTDSEPGQDSPSLPIPEADAASENEQLLEEERIKTQLDASLYIGLRLNTDLEAIRSDLELTQQICGAREKEMRDLQEKVNTLDTEEGADSEERRCHRTDDEVGVMSTLERKSGWVEQARGLSKAHSLNDDDSDTGLSSLHSQDSDSLPVWESLV